A window of the Chloroflexus sp. Y-396-1 genome harbors these coding sequences:
- a CDS encoding serine hydrolase, translated as MIDDIETIITTAIRERIFPGAVIVITQNNRLLHAAAYGTTMYDDPGTRTVTLDTIYDLASLTKVFIATAALRLHDAGLLPLDRPVQRWLPNIRATDVTIRHLLSHRSGLAVQLAPLARGGIATIREVVYAATPTHPPGYVTRYANVNTLLLGDVIATVYGGSLVDALSELVCRPLGMRTTRFCPPVEWRARIAPTEWDEEWRGGLVHGVVHDESAYVLGGVAGHAGLFGTASDVLRLVQLFLQEGWWDGQQLLKPETARTALQPQPVSEPHSAHPASGLGWMLNRPYMGSAKTEGFGHSGFTGPIIIGVPSQGLAIVLLCNRTYPKRTPPPYRHHEVSAAVVDSVLQSIGNEV; from the coding sequence ATGATAGATGACATTGAAACAATCATCACAACAGCAATTCGTGAACGCATCTTTCCAGGAGCAGTGATTGTCATAACCCAGAACAATCGATTGCTGCATGCTGCCGCATACGGAACTACGATGTACGATGATCCTGGGACGCGAACAGTAACGCTCGATACGATCTACGATCTGGCCTCGCTAACCAAAGTCTTTATTGCGACCGCCGCCTTACGACTTCACGACGCCGGTCTGTTACCTCTTGATCGACCAGTTCAACGCTGGTTACCAAACATACGCGCTACTGATGTCACCATTCGACATTTGCTCAGTCACCGTAGTGGATTGGCAGTACAACTGGCGCCATTGGCGCGCGGTGGAATAGCGACGATCAGAGAAGTGGTATACGCGGCTACACCCACCCATCCCCCAGGCTATGTCACCAGGTATGCCAATGTCAACACACTCCTATTAGGAGACGTCATCGCAACCGTTTACGGTGGTTCGCTGGTCGATGCGCTCAGCGAACTGGTTTGCCGGCCACTCGGCATGCGAACAACCCGCTTCTGCCCACCGGTAGAATGGCGAGCACGCATTGCTCCTACCGAATGGGATGAGGAATGGCGCGGTGGTTTGGTACACGGCGTCGTCCATGATGAGAGTGCGTATGTGCTGGGGGGCGTTGCCGGTCACGCAGGACTCTTCGGCACTGCAAGCGATGTGCTACGACTGGTGCAACTCTTCTTGCAAGAGGGATGGTGGGATGGACAGCAACTGCTGAAACCAGAAACTGCACGGACAGCGCTTCAGCCGCAGCCAGTGTCGGAACCACATTCTGCGCATCCGGCGAGCGGTCTGGGCTGGATGTTGAACCGACCGTATATGGGATCGGCAAAGACTGAAGGTTTTGGGCACAGTGGATTTACCGGCCCGATCATCATCGGCGTTCCGTCACAGGGACTGGCAATCGTACTGCTCTGCAATCGAACATACCCCAAACGTACACCACCACCATACCGTCATCACGAGGTTTCGGCGGCAGTCGTGGATAGTGTATTGCAGAGCATCGGGAATGAAGTGTAG
- a CDS encoding thiol-disulfide oxidoreductase DCC family protein: MRYTMLYDGNCRICRRQAELVAAYDDYNRIELLDANSAHARERFPHISFEDALSQLHVVGPDGTVYRGAEAVRELLLQLPTLRGLGEILRLPGVLSLAQPLYELVARNRYLFGGTATCDDNACRR, from the coding sequence ATGCGCTACACGATGCTCTACGACGGCAACTGCCGTATCTGCCGCCGCCAAGCTGAACTTGTTGCTGCTTACGACGATTACAACCGGATCGAATTACTCGATGCGAATAGTGCACACGCCCGCGAACGATTTCCGCATATTAGCTTCGAGGATGCACTAAGTCAGTTGCATGTTGTCGGGCCAGACGGTACTGTCTACCGTGGCGCCGAAGCTGTGCGTGAGCTGTTGTTGCAGTTACCAACGCTGCGCGGTTTAGGCGAGATATTGCGGCTACCCGGTGTTCTTTCACTGGCCCAACCTCTGTACGAATTGGTTGCGCGGAATCGTTATCTGTTTGGCGGGACGGCTACCTGTGATGACAACGCTTGTCGCAGGTGA
- the solA gene encoding N-methyl-L-tryptophan oxidase, with amino-acid sequence MPALEVLVVGGGVIGAATAYALARRGRRVLLLEQFTIGHARGSSHGLSRSISSVHPRLHHVRLAAAARQAWRRLEDDSGQRLLIKTGVLDIGHADSPPIQASIAHLSAVDEAVEVLGLYELRVRFPQLALTDQTIAIYQPEGGMLPASRCVATMIEQARRYGARVATGVRVSRIKPEGSGVRVDADGTVYWAQRVVIAAGSYSSVLLRHLDVAVDLSTTCEQVAYFSPRHRVLSKLGYLPVVRDYGHHHGDHLLVCYPDLGEGIKVERYGAGIPVTDPYEPPPIPDPAENERIAQRLAQIMPGFVTQVLYAETCRFTHTTDGDFVIDTHPEYNQILIAIPASSCGFSIAPVVGEILSDLAINGTTSYDITPLRLARLHRIG; translated from the coding sequence ATGCCTGCGCTCGAAGTGCTAGTTGTCGGCGGCGGAGTAATCGGTGCGGCAACGGCATATGCTCTTGCTAGGCGCGGTCGTCGAGTGCTTTTACTCGAACAGTTTACTATCGGGCACGCTCGCGGTAGCTCACACGGCTTATCGCGCTCGATCAGCTCTGTTCACCCGCGGCTCCATCACGTGCGATTGGCTGCCGCAGCGCGGCAGGCCTGGCGTCGCCTGGAAGACGATAGTGGTCAACGATTGTTGATCAAGACGGGTGTCCTGGATATTGGCCATGCCGATTCGCCCCCCATCCAGGCAAGCATCGCTCACCTCAGCGCTGTTGATGAGGCAGTTGAAGTACTCGGTCTTTACGAGCTACGTGTCCGTTTTCCGCAGCTCGCCTTGACTGACCAAACCATCGCTATCTATCAGCCTGAAGGTGGTATGTTACCGGCGTCGCGTTGTGTTGCGACGATGATCGAGCAGGCACGGCGCTATGGGGCAAGGGTTGCTACAGGTGTGCGGGTCAGTCGGATCAAACCAGAGGGTTCAGGTGTGCGAGTCGATGCCGATGGTACGGTGTACTGGGCACAGCGCGTAGTGATCGCGGCTGGTTCATACAGCTCTGTATTGTTGCGGCATCTTGATGTGGCGGTTGATCTATCCACCACCTGCGAGCAGGTTGCCTATTTCTCGCCGCGTCATCGCGTCTTGAGCAAACTGGGGTATTTACCGGTGGTGCGCGATTACGGTCACCACCACGGCGATCACCTTCTCGTCTGTTATCCTGATTTAGGAGAAGGGATCAAAGTCGAGCGTTACGGGGCTGGGATACCTGTTACTGACCCTTACGAACCACCACCAATACCCGATCCGGCAGAAAATGAACGGATCGCTCAACGGCTCGCGCAAATCATGCCGGGTTTTGTGACTCAAGTGCTGTATGCCGAGACATGTCGCTTCACGCACACGACCGACGGTGATTTCGTGATTGATACCCATCCGGAGTACAATCAGATTCTCATCGCAATCCCAGCGAGTAGTTGTGGCTTCAGCATAGCCCCAGTTGTTGGCGAAATACTGTCTGATCTGGCGATCAACGGAACGACCAGCTATGATATTACGCCGCTTCGCCTGGCCCGCCTGCATCGGATAGGATGA
- a CDS encoding NUDIX domain-containing protein — protein sequence MQDEHPVPYDVSKYQLPAVTVDVVIFSLINRTLHVLLVQRKRWPFEGRWAIPGGFIRLDESLEEAARRELEEETGVRDVYLEQLYTFGDVHRDPRHRVISVAYIALVRADVQTIRVSDENSDVRWFPVDQLPTPLAFDHDQILAYALSRLRSKLEYTTLAFQLLPELFSILELKHIYEQILGEKLDKGNFYRKIKESGILEETPYMREGRGRPTRLWRFRRDRPGDKQFVFRWREDRRE from the coding sequence ATGCAGGATGAACATCCGGTACCTTACGATGTCAGCAAATATCAGTTGCCGGCGGTCACAGTCGATGTCGTAATTTTTAGCCTGATCAATCGCACGCTCCATGTCTTGCTTGTTCAGCGGAAACGCTGGCCGTTCGAGGGACGTTGGGCGATTCCAGGCGGGTTCATCCGGCTTGACGAGTCACTGGAAGAAGCAGCACGCCGTGAGCTTGAGGAAGAGACCGGTGTGCGAGATGTCTATCTTGAACAACTTTATACCTTCGGTGATGTGCATCGCGATCCGCGTCATCGAGTGATCAGCGTCGCCTACATTGCCCTCGTCCGCGCTGATGTACAGACGATCCGAGTGAGTGACGAGAATAGCGACGTGCGCTGGTTCCCGGTCGATCAATTGCCAACACCTCTCGCCTTTGATCACGATCAGATTCTGGCGTATGCACTTTCACGGCTGCGCTCGAAACTCGAATATACGACTCTGGCCTTTCAGTTGTTGCCCGAACTCTTTTCAATCCTCGAATTGAAACACATTTACGAGCAAATTCTGGGTGAAAAGCTCGATAAAGGTAACTTTTATCGCAAGATTAAGGAGTCCGGCATCCTCGAAGAGACACCGTATATGCGAGAAGGACGTGGGCGTCCGACCAGGCTCTGGCGTTTTCGTCGTGACCGTCCCGGTGATAAGCAGTTTGTCTTCCGCTGGCGCGAAGATCGTCGCGAGTGA
- the glk gene encoding glucokinase, giving the protein MYLAGDIGGTKTILALFDYNSGPHHPLVEQTFPSAQYSGLEEIIAEFCTRHPASITGAAFGVAGPVMAGKASITNLHWMIDAVALSDVLKGAPVRLLNDLEAIAQSVPILEPTDIETLAVGSPITGGAIGVIAPGTGLGEAFLTWDGQRYRPHPSEGGHTTFAPRNRIEKDLLDYLHQRYTHVSYERVCSGIGIPNLYAFVRDCLLQQETPEVAEQLAAASDPTPVIVQAGMSTEQMCLVCRTTLELFVDILAAEAGNLALKVLATGGVYIGGGLPPRVLPLMKRSRFLQIFRDKGRFSELLSRVPVHVILEPKAGLLGAAAAAMS; this is encoded by the coding sequence ATGTATCTTGCCGGTGATATTGGTGGTACCAAGACCATCCTTGCCCTGTTTGATTACAACAGCGGGCCACATCATCCATTAGTAGAGCAGACCTTCCCTAGCGCCCAATATTCAGGGCTGGAAGAGATCATTGCCGAGTTTTGCACCCGACATCCGGCTTCAATCACCGGCGCTGCGTTTGGAGTGGCCGGGCCGGTGATGGCCGGAAAGGCCAGCATTACCAATTTACACTGGATGATTGATGCGGTTGCGCTGAGTGATGTCTTGAAAGGCGCACCGGTGCGCTTGCTCAACGATCTGGAAGCTATTGCCCAGTCAGTGCCAATCCTTGAACCCACCGATATTGAAACACTCGCGGTCGGGTCACCAATCACCGGCGGCGCTATTGGCGTTATTGCCCCCGGTACTGGTTTGGGTGAGGCATTTCTCACCTGGGACGGTCAGCGCTACCGGCCCCACCCTTCTGAAGGTGGCCATACCACCTTTGCACCCCGTAACCGGATCGAAAAAGATTTGCTCGACTATTTGCACCAGCGCTACACACACGTAAGCTACGAGCGAGTCTGTTCAGGCATCGGTATTCCCAATCTCTACGCCTTCGTCCGTGATTGCCTACTTCAACAGGAAACACCAGAGGTTGCCGAGCAATTGGCCGCCGCGAGCGATCCAACTCCGGTCATCGTTCAGGCTGGCATGTCCACCGAGCAGATGTGTCTGGTATGTCGCACAACCCTTGAACTGTTTGTCGATATTTTAGCTGCTGAAGCCGGGAATCTGGCTCTGAAAGTGTTAGCGACTGGCGGTGTCTATATTGGTGGTGGATTACCCCCTCGTGTGTTGCCACTGATGAAGCGTAGTCGCTTTTTACAAATCTTCCGCGATAAAGGCCGTTTCAGCGAATTATTAAGCCGGGTTCCGGTTCATGTCATCCTCGAACCGAAGGCAGGGTTACTCGGAGCGGCAGCGGCAGCAATGAGTTGA
- the rpe gene encoding ribulose-phosphate 3-epimerase: protein MRLAPSILTADFARLGEQVTAVCAAGIDWIHLDVMDGHFVPNISFGPLVVRALRPLADKYGALLDAHLMIVEPERYLADFATAGADLITIHAEATPHLHRAVQMIRDLGKKAGVAINPATPLCMIEEVIDQVDLILLMTVNPGFGGQTLIPSVLTKVHRLSTLLSNRPIDIMVDGGVNPSTIAACAAAGATVAVVGSAVFGNQPIADAITDLRIALGEIPRLK, encoded by the coding sequence ATGCGGCTTGCACCTTCCATCCTTACGGCTGATTTCGCTCGCCTAGGTGAACAAGTGACTGCGGTTTGTGCTGCCGGTATTGATTGGATCCATCTCGACGTCATGGATGGCCATTTTGTGCCAAACATTAGTTTTGGCCCATTGGTTGTGCGTGCGTTACGCCCCCTGGCCGATAAGTATGGTGCGCTGCTCGATGCACACCTGATGATCGTCGAACCCGAACGCTATCTGGCTGATTTTGCTACTGCCGGTGCTGATTTGATAACCATTCACGCTGAAGCAACACCACATCTCCATCGAGCTGTCCAGATGATCCGTGATCTGGGGAAAAAGGCTGGGGTTGCGATCAATCCGGCCACACCGCTGTGCATGATCGAAGAAGTGATCGACCAGGTTGATCTGATCTTGTTGATGACAGTTAATCCCGGTTTTGGTGGTCAAACTCTGATCCCCTCGGTTTTGACGAAAGTCCACCGGTTGAGTACCCTGCTAAGCAATCGTCCAATTGACATTATGGTAGACGGTGGGGTCAATCCATCGACGATTGCTGCCTGTGCTGCGGCCGGTGCAACCGTTGCTGTCGTTGGTTCGGCAGTGTTTGGCAACCAGCCCATTGCCGATGCAATCACTGATCTGCGGATTGCGCTGGGAGAAATTCCACGATTGAAGTGA
- the rpiA gene encoding ribose-5-phosphate isomerase RpiA, with the protein MNTTSVSVEELKAMAAAAAVALVQPGMVVGLGFGSTAAYATRLIGERLRQGELYDIVGVPCAEGTALLARDVGIPLTTLDEVNTVDLTIDGADEVDPHLALIKGGGGALLREKMVAQASSRVAIIVDESKLSPALGSRFALPVEIVDFGQRATARWLEAQGGTVRLRLRADGRPFRTDQGHLILDWACGPIADPAALAERLAARAGIVEHGLFVGLATDLFIASATGVRHVVASDCGTITG; encoded by the coding sequence ATGAACACAACATCTGTTTCAGTCGAGGAACTCAAAGCAATGGCAGCGGCAGCAGCCGTAGCATTGGTGCAGCCGGGAATGGTAGTTGGTTTGGGTTTTGGTAGTACAGCAGCTTACGCGACCCGCTTAATCGGCGAGCGTCTGCGGCAGGGGGAATTGTACGATATTGTGGGTGTTCCCTGCGCCGAAGGCACTGCACTGCTCGCCCGAGATGTGGGCATCCCATTGACAACACTTGATGAGGTAAACACGGTTGATCTAACTATCGACGGTGCTGATGAAGTTGATCCGCATCTAGCATTAATCAAAGGAGGCGGTGGCGCCTTACTGCGCGAAAAAATGGTTGCTCAGGCCAGTAGCCGGGTTGCGATTATTGTTGATGAGAGCAAACTTTCGCCAGCGCTTGGAAGCCGCTTCGCGCTTCCGGTAGAGATTGTTGATTTCGGGCAACGGGCAACCGCTCGCTGGTTAGAGGCACAGGGTGGCACAGTACGACTGCGGTTGCGAGCTGACGGTCGGCCGTTCCGTACCGATCAGGGTCATCTCATTCTTGATTGGGCCTGTGGCCCGATTGCCGATCCGGCAGCTCTGGCGGAACGGCTGGCAGCACGGGCCGGCATTGTCGAGCACGGTCTGTTCGTTGGTTTAGCAACCGATCTCTTCATTGCTAGTGCTACCGGTGTTCGACATGTAGTAGCATCGGATTGCGGTACAATAACCGGGTAA
- a CDS encoding M61 family metallopeptidase, which produces MIIYTIAMPKPHSHLFHVQIEIDRLQPGEIRLSLPAWTPGSYMIREFARHVQEFQAVDDQGSRLPWRKTRKDTWLIEAGASTRVIVTYNVYAFDLTVRTSHLDGSHGYFNGANVFMYVHGHTHESLTLHIDLPVGWRATTGLTPLPSDPARPQRASFQALDYDELIDCPVECGTHRLLTFSVDGIPHQIAIWGHGNEDEERLLADTRRIVEVQRAMFGGLPYRDYTFILHLTDGRGGGLEHRNSASNMVDRWTFTDNYERYLSLTSHELFHAWNVKRLRPAPLGPFDYQNENYTRLLWLMEGATSYYDDLLLVRAGLISEERYLQKLADKIVQLQNQPGRRLQSLEQSSFDAWIKLYRPDENSINSSISYYLKGALVCWIFDMAIRARTNSVRSFDDVMRYLYQRYPITGPGIPEEGAVLAALELIGGADGALRDLYERYVVGVEELDYATALAVVGLEPRWQYRRPRPDGQPPAWLGINVRKQDDRTLVASVRSDGPAYEAGVYADDELVALDGWRINEERLHQRLLERRPGDVVRLTLFRGDALVEVPVTLAVAPYDMLSLVSVAAPTDAQQYARAAWLQKM; this is translated from the coding sequence ATGATCATCTACACTATCGCAATGCCCAAACCACACTCGCACCTGTTTCATGTCCAGATCGAGATTGATCGCCTCCAGCCCGGCGAGATACGGCTATCGCTGCCAGCGTGGACACCCGGTTCGTACATGATCCGTGAGTTTGCGCGCCATGTTCAGGAATTTCAGGCAGTTGATGACCAGGGTAGCCGGTTGCCCTGGCGCAAGACACGCAAAGATACCTGGCTGATCGAGGCAGGTGCGTCAACCCGAGTGATCGTGACCTATAACGTCTACGCATTTGATCTAACCGTGCGAACCAGCCACCTTGATGGCTCTCATGGCTATTTCAACGGTGCAAACGTGTTCATGTACGTCCACGGTCATACTCACGAATCTCTGACCTTGCACATCGATCTGCCGGTTGGCTGGCGGGCAACGACCGGTCTGACGCCGTTGCCATCTGATCCTGCCCGTCCACAGCGAGCCTCGTTTCAGGCCCTCGATTACGATGAACTGATCGACTGCCCGGTGGAGTGTGGTACCCATCGCCTGTTGACCTTCTCGGTCGATGGTATTCCGCATCAGATTGCAATTTGGGGCCACGGTAATGAAGACGAAGAACGGCTGCTGGCTGATACGCGACGGATTGTTGAAGTACAACGGGCTATGTTTGGTGGCTTGCCGTACCGCGACTATACCTTTATTCTGCATTTGACCGATGGGCGTGGTGGTGGCCTTGAACATCGGAACAGTGCCTCAAATATGGTGGATCGCTGGACATTTACCGACAATTATGAACGGTATTTGAGCCTGACCTCACACGAACTATTTCATGCCTGGAATGTTAAACGTTTGCGCCCGGCGCCTCTGGGTCCGTTTGACTATCAGAACGAGAACTACACACGGCTATTATGGCTGATGGAAGGTGCAACTAGCTATTACGATGATCTGTTGCTGGTGCGCGCTGGTCTGATCAGTGAAGAGCGTTATCTTCAGAAACTGGCTGACAAGATCGTGCAATTGCAGAACCAACCTGGTCGCCGGTTACAAAGCCTCGAACAGAGTAGTTTTGATGCCTGGATCAAGCTCTACCGTCCTGATGAAAACAGTATCAATTCAAGCATTTCTTATTACCTCAAAGGGGCATTGGTGTGCTGGATTTTTGATATGGCGATCCGTGCTCGAACCAATAGTGTACGGAGCTTTGATGATGTGATGCGTTACCTATACCAGCGCTATCCGATCACCGGGCCGGGCATTCCTGAAGAGGGAGCTGTTCTGGCCGCACTTGAGCTGATCGGTGGCGCTGACGGCGCTCTCCGTGACCTGTACGAACGCTACGTTGTTGGTGTGGAAGAACTTGATTACGCGACGGCGCTCGCAGTTGTAGGTCTCGAACCGCGCTGGCAATATCGTCGGCCCCGCCCTGATGGTCAACCACCGGCCTGGCTAGGGATCAATGTGCGAAAACAGGACGACCGCACCCTTGTTGCGTCGGTGCGCAGTGATGGACCGGCCTACGAAGCTGGTGTGTATGCCGATGATGAGCTTGTAGCGCTTGATGGTTGGCGGATTAACGAGGAACGGTTGCACCAACGCCTCCTTGAGCGCCGACCCGGTGATGTGGTGCGGTTAACGCTCTTCCGCGGTGATGCCCTGGTTGAAGTACCGGTGACACTGGCCGTCGCACCCTATGATATGCTATCGCTGGTATCGGTAGCCGCGCCGACCGATGCTCAACAGTATGCTCGTGCGGCCTGGCTACAAAAGATGTAA
- a CDS encoding ABC transporter ATP-binding protein has product MNAIETIDLTKRYGKRLAVDRLNLTVGKGEVFGFLGPNGAGKTTTIAMLLGLVRPTKGQAIVLGHDVQREPALALRRVGAMIEAPAFYPYLSGADNLRVLARAGGIPAARVKEVLETVELSDRARDKVATYSQGMKQRLAIAAALLPDPELIMLDEPTNGLDPAGTVEIRNLIRTLAASGRTILLCSHLLYEVEQLCNRVAILKEGKLIAAGEVATLLRRGQGVRLRVQGNPEPAVHLLRTLPWVNGVTVQEEAIIIDAPVERAAEINALLIRADIVVAEIGANHSSLEEFFLTVTRTE; this is encoded by the coding sequence ATGAATGCGATTGAGACCATTGACCTCACCAAACGCTATGGAAAACGGCTGGCCGTTGATCGGCTAAATCTGACGGTCGGCAAGGGTGAAGTATTTGGCTTTCTCGGCCCTAACGGCGCCGGAAAGACCACAACGATTGCCATGCTGCTGGGACTGGTACGACCAACCAAAGGCCAGGCAATTGTACTCGGTCACGATGTGCAACGCGAACCGGCACTGGCACTCCGGCGCGTTGGGGCGATGATTGAGGCACCTGCGTTTTATCCGTACCTCAGCGGCGCCGATAACCTGCGTGTGCTGGCACGTGCAGGTGGGATACCGGCTGCGCGAGTCAAGGAGGTACTGGAGACCGTCGAGCTAAGTGACCGCGCCCGCGATAAGGTTGCCACCTACTCTCAGGGTATGAAACAACGGCTGGCGATAGCGGCCGCACTCTTACCCGATCCCGAACTGATTATGCTCGATGAGCCGACCAATGGCCTTGATCCGGCAGGGACAGTCGAGATCCGTAACCTGATTCGCACACTGGCCGCCAGTGGGCGCACGATTTTGCTGTGCAGTCACCTGCTCTACGAGGTCGAGCAGCTCTGCAATCGGGTAGCAATTTTGAAAGAAGGTAAGCTGATTGCGGCTGGCGAAGTGGCAACGTTGCTGCGGCGTGGACAGGGAGTGCGATTACGAGTGCAAGGCAATCCCGAACCGGCAGTGCATCTCTTGCGTACCTTGCCGTGGGTCAATGGCGTGACAGTACAGGAGGAAGCGATTATCATTGATGCACCTGTTGAGCGTGCTGCTGAAATCAATGCCCTGCTTATTCGCGCCGACATCGTGGTGGCCGAGATTGGCGCAAACCATAGCTCGCTGGAAGAGTTCTTCCTAACAGTGACGAGAACTGAGTAA
- a CDS encoding ABC transporter permease subunit: protein MDTRTMFTNLLAAEWLKISRRPMALLLLGIFLFLTFLQQTLWFLVVALQEGTFSGGQVTFNLLSPAAIEQIKRQLSLPGVFGAMLSAINGTGGILAIILTAGIFGSDFNWGTLRILLTRAPHRGAYLLAKLVALQLALLVAIIITLAMGTLLALLFGTILGLPQQMSIIDLLLLPIGILRALIVMLPYTLIAGASAIVGRSVIAGVGGGLIFLAFDVSAGSLNTIGAVDPMIRALVNLLLQPNINRLVVENSRMFGLDQSVLTAALDLSLLPPQWQALIVIAVYSAIFGYSAYRTLNRQDIGGAN, encoded by the coding sequence ATGGATACACGAACGATGTTTACCAACCTCCTGGCTGCCGAATGGCTGAAGATTTCACGCCGTCCGATGGCGCTCCTCTTGCTAGGTATCTTTCTCTTTTTGACCTTTTTGCAGCAAACCCTCTGGTTTCTGGTCGTCGCTCTGCAAGAGGGAACCTTCAGTGGGGGCCAGGTTACATTTAATCTGCTCAGTCCGGCAGCGATTGAACAGATTAAACGGCAACTCAGCTTGCCTGGCGTCTTCGGCGCTATGTTGAGTGCAATCAACGGTACTGGTGGCATTCTGGCAATTATCCTGACTGCCGGTATCTTTGGGAGCGATTTTAATTGGGGAACGTTACGGATTCTGTTGACCCGCGCTCCACATCGGGGAGCATATTTGCTGGCAAAGCTGGTCGCCCTGCAACTGGCATTGCTGGTTGCAATTATCATCACGCTGGCGATGGGCACACTGTTGGCCTTGCTGTTCGGTACAATCCTCGGTTTACCGCAGCAGATGAGTATTATTGATCTGTTGTTATTGCCGATTGGTATTCTGCGGGCGCTGATCGTGATGTTACCGTACACGCTGATAGCTGGCGCCAGCGCCATTGTGGGCCGCTCGGTGATCGCTGGGGTGGGTGGCGGTTTGATCTTTCTGGCCTTTGATGTGAGCGCCGGTTCGCTCAATACGATTGGTGCGGTTGATCCGATGATTCGTGCGCTGGTCAATCTCTTGTTGCAGCCGAACATTAACCGACTGGTGGTGGAAAACAGTCGTATGTTCGGTCTCGATCAGAGTGTGCTGACCGCCGCTCTCGATCTGAGTCTGTTGCCACCGCAGTGGCAGGCGCTGATCGTGATTGCTGTCTATAGCGCTATCTTTGGCTATAGCGCCTACCGCACGCTTAACCGCCAAGACATCGGAGGGGCCAATTGA